A window of Phyllobacterium sp. T1293 contains these coding sequences:
- a CDS encoding branched-chain amino acid ABC transporter substrate-binding protein — protein MNPMIRAATLGLCLLFSCVAYAQDKIGVIAPLSGSFARLGSQLVDGVNVAVSGNKQGQDIGVVTADDKCDAAGGAAAAREMVLANATIVIGFLCAESLETALPILSQKGIAVITPGVRDQTLTELRAETPYQVFRIAPSERNAARETGDLLAGIWRSSPFAIIDDGTIFGREIASAVRARLEEKRLKPVFTDTYRPGLDNQNALIGRLKRAGATQVFIGGERDDIVAIGRSAAALNYPLTIVGGETLNAITNGSDLSAGTLMVAPVDPATLESARNAKNAIELAGKAPEGYTVPAYAAAEVAIQLLTTAQAQAASLADLLRKNVFDTAIGPVQFDAHGERIADTLRLQRYDGKQFVQETK, from the coding sequence ATGAATCCCATGATACGCGCCGCAACGCTTGGCCTATGCCTGTTGTTCAGCTGTGTCGCCTATGCGCAGGACAAGATCGGCGTCATCGCGCCGCTTTCCGGCTCCTTTGCGCGGCTGGGCAGCCAGCTTGTGGACGGCGTCAATGTGGCTGTCTCGGGCAATAAGCAGGGTCAGGATATTGGCGTTGTCACCGCCGATGACAAATGTGACGCTGCGGGCGGTGCCGCCGCGGCCCGCGAAATGGTGCTTGCCAATGCCACCATCGTTATCGGATTTCTCTGTGCAGAATCGCTTGAAACAGCCCTGCCCATTCTTAGCCAGAAGGGCATTGCCGTTATAACACCGGGTGTACGGGACCAGACGCTGACAGAATTGCGCGCCGAAACGCCCTATCAGGTATTTCGTATCGCACCGTCCGAACGCAATGCCGCACGCGAAACCGGCGATCTTCTGGCGGGCATCTGGCGATCCTCCCCCTTTGCGATCATCGATGACGGCACCATTTTTGGCCGCGAGATTGCCTCCGCCGTGCGGGCGCGGCTGGAGGAAAAGCGCCTGAAGCCTGTATTCACCGATACCTATCGCCCCGGCCTCGATAATCAGAACGCGCTTATCGGGCGGTTGAAACGTGCCGGAGCAACACAGGTTTTCATTGGTGGCGAAAGGGATGATATCGTTGCCATCGGCCGCAGCGCCGCGGCGCTCAACTACCCCCTCACCATTGTCGGCGGCGAAACGCTCAACGCAATCACCAATGGCAGCGATCTGTCCGCGGGAACCTTGATGGTCGCACCTGTTGACCCGGCAACTCTCGAAAGCGCGCGCAATGCCAAAAATGCCATTGAACTGGCGGGCAAGGCACCGGAGGGCTATACGGTGCCCGCCTATGCCGCGGCAGAAGTTGCCATCCAGCTTCTGACCACCGCACAGGCGCAAGCCGCCTCGTTGGCTGATCTCCTGCGCAAAAACGTGTTTGATACAGCCATCGGACCCGTTCAGTTCGATGCGCATGGCGAGCGTATTGCCGACACCCTTCGTCTGCAACGCTATGATGGAAAGCAGTTCGTGCAGGAGACGAAGTAA
- a CDS encoding flavin reductase has product MDNGNNIVLIAKDQKIEPLAFRNAMSHFAEAVHIITTDGPAGRRGVTISAACSVSDDPATILVCLNRQHEFNHLFIENQVFALNVLSSGQQAVSEAFSGKGELSQEDRFALGHWQTLQTGAPVLADALASFDCRIIATHEVATHYVIYGKVTALHIGERSQSLVYLNRSYHGVGD; this is encoded by the coding sequence TTGGACAATGGAAACAATATAGTGCTCATCGCCAAAGATCAGAAGATAGAACCGCTCGCCTTCCGCAATGCCATGAGCCATTTTGCGGAAGCGGTTCACATCATTACGACAGATGGACCGGCGGGCAGGCGCGGCGTGACGATTTCCGCAGCGTGTTCCGTGTCTGACGATCCGGCGACCATATTGGTCTGTTTGAACCGCCAGCATGAATTCAACCACCTGTTTATCGAGAATCAGGTTTTTGCCCTGAACGTCCTTTCGTCGGGCCAGCAGGCGGTTTCGGAGGCTTTCTCAGGCAAGGGGGAACTTTCGCAGGAAGACCGCTTTGCGCTTGGACACTGGCAGACGCTGCAAACGGGCGCACCGGTACTCGCCGATGCGCTGGCCAGCTTTGACTGCCGTATCATTGCCACCCATGAGGTGGCGACGCATTATGTCATCTATGGCAAGGTGACGGCACTGCATATTGGCGAGCGCAGCCAGTCACTCGTCTATCTCAACCGCTCCTATCACGGTGTAGGAGACTAG
- a CDS encoding VOC family protein translates to MKVTRRDVVGGAGVLAFQAIAGGEPARAETDMNNLPFAAMAPTHVSKVGIKAKDADQLSKYYTDVVGLRELSRKGQTVVLGAGDTPLLEIEQAAAIRADDPSSAGLYHTAFLLPRRVDLARWAKRAIDQRTPIVGASDHVVSEAIYLTDPEGNGIEIYADRPHESWKWNGSSVQMGTAALDVGNLLGELKPDTAEWTGAPDGAMVGHLHLRVGNAGEAEEWWHRELGMQTVAGVGGSAVFLSTGGYHHHVAANSWQSRGAGKRDNDRSGLAWAEFVSVDAKDEREIVDPWGNVMRIVPGKSFG, encoded by the coding sequence ATGAAGGTTACACGCAGAGATGTTGTCGGCGGTGCCGGCGTGCTTGCCTTTCAGGCGATTGCGGGCGGAGAACCAGCCCGCGCGGAGACAGATATGAACAATCTACCTTTTGCAGCAATGGCCCCGACTCATGTGTCAAAAGTGGGCATCAAGGCCAAGGACGCTGATCAGCTTTCAAAATACTACACGGATGTGGTGGGCCTGCGCGAACTGTCCCGCAAGGGGCAGACGGTTGTGCTTGGCGCTGGCGATACGCCTCTGCTCGAAATTGAGCAGGCGGCTGCCATTCGCGCCGATGATCCCAGCAGCGCCGGGCTTTATCACACGGCTTTTCTCCTGCCGCGACGCGTTGACCTTGCCCGCTGGGCCAAACGCGCCATCGATCAGCGCACGCCTATTGTCGGTGCGTCGGATCATGTTGTCAGCGAGGCCATCTATCTGACCGATCCTGAAGGCAATGGCATCGAGATTTATGCGGATCGTCCGCATGAAAGCTGGAAATGGAACGGTTCATCGGTTCAGATGGGTACGGCTGCGCTTGATGTCGGCAATCTGCTTGGCGAGCTGAAGCCGGATACGGCGGAATGGACTGGCGCGCCTGATGGGGCCATGGTCGGCCATTTGCATCTGCGTGTGGGCAATGCGGGTGAAGCAGAGGAATGGTGGCACAGGGAACTTGGCATGCAGACCGTCGCCGGGGTTGGCGGCAGTGCCGTGTTTCTGTCAACAGGTGGCTATCACCACCATGTCGCTGCCAATTCCTGGCAGAGCAGGGGTGCCGGGAAACGTGACAATGATCGCTCCGGTCTTGCCTGGGCAGAGTTTGTTTCGGTTGATGCCAAGGATGAACGCGAGATCGTTGATCCCTGGGGCAATGTCATGCGGATCGTGCCGGGAAAAAGTTTTGGATAA
- a CDS encoding P1 family peptidase, with protein MPLKSGPRNLITDVAGLSIGNAADATIKSGTTVILCDEPATAAVQVLGGAPGTRETDLLEPHNTVETINALVLSGGSAFGLDAASGVQAALREKRIGFKVGAQRIPIVPAAILFDLINGGDKDWGLYPPYRELGYQAVQSASRDFALGSVGAGTGALVTGMKGGLGSASSILPSGATMGALVAVNALGSVTVGKTRHFWAAPFEVDDEFGGLGLPHPLPSDAADIKTKFKEAAKDTNTTIGVIATDLQLTKAQAKRLAIAAHDGFTRAIWPSHTPFDGDLVFALATGTAGRAPEIDEFIELCAAAASTMARAVARGVFAATSAPNDLFPVWSTRA; from the coding sequence ATGCCGCTTAAATCTGGCCCTCGCAACCTCATCACCGATGTCGCCGGATTGAGCATCGGTAATGCTGCGGATGCAACAATCAAATCCGGCACCACCGTTATTCTCTGCGATGAACCCGCGACAGCGGCTGTACAGGTTCTTGGCGGTGCTCCCGGCACACGCGAGACTGATCTTCTTGAACCGCACAACACCGTTGAAACCATCAATGCGCTGGTTCTGTCTGGTGGTTCCGCCTTTGGTCTGGATGCCGCCTCCGGTGTACAGGCGGCTTTGCGCGAAAAGCGTATCGGCTTCAAAGTCGGTGCCCAGCGCATTCCCATCGTTCCCGCCGCCATCCTGTTCGATCTGATCAATGGCGGTGACAAGGATTGGGGGCTTTACCCGCCTTATCGCGAGCTTGGCTATCAGGCGGTGCAATCCGCGTCGCGTGACTTTGCCCTTGGCAGCGTGGGTGCGGGCACGGGTGCGCTTGTGACCGGGATGAAAGGCGGGCTTGGTTCGGCCTCATCCATCCTGCCCAGCGGCGCCACCATGGGGGCGCTTGTCGCCGTCAATGCGCTTGGATCGGTTACTGTTGGCAAAACCCGCCATTTCTGGGCCGCGCCTTTTGAGGTCGATGATGAATTTGGCGGGCTTGGCCTGCCCCATCCACTTCCCTCCGATGCGGCGGATATCAAAACAAAATTCAAGGAAGCGGCCAAGGACACCAATACAACCATCGGCGTCATTGCGACGGACCTGCAACTCACCAAAGCACAGGCCAAGCGTCTAGCCATTGCAGCCCATGACGGTTTTACCCGCGCCATCTGGCCGTCCCATACGCCATTCGATGGCGATCTGGTGTTTGCCCTTGCAACGGGAACCGCCGGACGAGCACCTGAAATCGATGAATTCATCGAGCTTTGCGCCGCCGCTGCTTCAACCATGGCTCGTGCCGTCGCGCGCGGCGTATTTGCGGCGACATCAGCGCCCAATGACCTGTTTCCTGTGTGGAGCACGCGCGCCTGA
- a CDS encoding RBBP9/YdeN family alpha/beta hydrolase, with translation MKVKDADILIIPGYTNSGPDHWQSRWEAKLSTARRVEQKEWSKPVLADWVAEVVKSVNEATQPVVIVAHSLGVPTFVHALPQIADKIKGAFLVTPPDVSNPKIRPKHLMTFGPYPREPFTFPSVVIASRNDHYCEYAVAEDLAAAWGSLFIDAGESGHLNSESGHGPWPEGSMVFAQFISRL, from the coding sequence ATGAAAGTCAAAGACGCCGATATTCTCATTATCCCCGGTTACACCAATTCCGGCCCCGATCACTGGCAGTCGCGCTGGGAAGCAAAACTTTCCACCGCGCGCCGTGTCGAGCAGAAGGAATGGTCAAAGCCTGTTCTTGCCGATTGGGTGGCCGAAGTGGTCAAGTCAGTCAATGAAGCGACACAGCCGGTTGTTATTGTCGCCCATTCGCTTGGCGTGCCAACCTTTGTGCATGCGCTGCCGCAGATTGCTGACAAGATCAAAGGCGCGTTTCTGGTCACGCCGCCGGATGTATCGAATCCCAAAATACGGCCAAAGCACCTGATGACATTTGGCCCCTATCCGCGTGAGCCTTTCACATTTCCGTCGGTGGTCATTGCCAGCCGCAATGACCATTACTGCGAATATGCAGTCGCGGAAGATCTGGCCGCCGCATGGGGCTCGCTGTTCATTGATGCGGGTGAATCGGGCCATCTCAATTCCGAATCCGGCCATGGACCATGGCCGGAGGGTTCGATGGTTTTTGCGCAGTTTATCTCAAGGTTGTAA
- the purB gene encoding adenylosuccinate lyase has translation MIPRYSRPEMVAIWSPETKFRIWFEIEAYACDALAELGVIPKEAAATIWEKGGAATFDIDRIDEIERETKHDVIAFLTHLAEIVGPDARFVHQGMTSSDVLDTCFNVQLMRASDILLADLDKLLVALKKRAFEHKDTVTIGRSHGIHAEPTTFGVKLAQAYAEFERCRTRLIAARAEIATCAISGAVGTFANIDPYVEEHVAKSLGMEPEPVSTQVIPRDRHAMYFATLGVIASCIERLSVEIRHLQRTEVLEAEEYFSPGQKGSSAMPHKRNPVLTENMTGLARMVRAFALPAMENVALWHERDISHSSVERMIGPDATITLDFALARMTGVIDKLLVYPDNMLKNMNKFRGLIHSQRVLLALTQAGVSREDSYRLVQRNAMKVWEHGKDFLEELLADTDVRAALPEETIREKFDLGYHTKHVDTIFKRVFGEA, from the coding sequence ATGATCCCGCGTTATTCGCGGCCCGAAATGGTCGCCATCTGGTCCCCGGAAACGAAATTCCGCATCTGGTTCGAAATCGAGGCCTATGCCTGCGATGCGCTGGCGGAACTTGGCGTTATCCCGAAGGAAGCTGCTGCGACCATCTGGGAAAAAGGTGGCGCTGCCACATTCGATATCGACCGCATTGATGAAATCGAGCGTGAAACCAAGCACGACGTTATCGCCTTTCTGACCCATCTGGCCGAGATCGTCGGTCCCGACGCGCGTTTCGTGCATCAGGGCATGACCTCCTCCGACGTGCTCGACACCTGTTTCAATGTACAGTTGATGCGCGCCAGCGATATTCTGCTTGCTGATCTCGACAAGCTGCTCGTTGCGCTAAAGAAGCGCGCTTTCGAGCACAAGGATACGGTCACTATCGGCCGCAGCCATGGCATTCATGCGGAGCCGACGACTTTCGGCGTCAAGCTGGCACAGGCCTATGCCGAGTTCGAGCGTTGCCGTACCCGCCTCATCGCCGCCCGCGCGGAAATCGCCACCTGCGCCATCTCCGGCGCTGTCGGCACTTTTGCCAATATCGACCCCTACGTCGAAGAACATGTGGCCAAGTCGCTTGGTATGGAGCCGGAGCCGGTTTCAACGCAGGTTATCCCGCGCGACCGTCACGCCATGTATTTCGCCACGCTCGGCGTCATCGCCTCGTGCATTGAGCGGCTTTCGGTGGAAATCCGCCATTTGCAGCGCACGGAAGTTCTGGAAGCGGAAGAATATTTCTCCCCCGGCCAGAAAGGCTCGTCCGCCATGCCGCACAAGCGCAATCCGGTGCTGACTGAAAACATGACCGGCCTTGCCCGCATGGTTCGTGCCTTTGCCCTGCCCGCCATGGAAAATGTGGCGCTGTGGCATGAGCGCGATATTTCGCACTCATCGGTTGAGCGCATGATCGGCCCTGACGCAACAATCACGCTTGATTTTGCTCTCGCCCGTATGACCGGCGTTATCGACAAGCTGTTAGTCTACCCTGACAACATGTTGAAAAACATGAACAAGTTCCGCGGCCTTATCCATTCCCAGCGTGTATTGCTTGCGCTCACACAGGCAGGCGTTTCGCGTGAAGATTCCTACCGCCTTGTCCAGCGCAATGCGATGAAGGTCTGGGAACACGGCAAGGATTTCCTTGAGGAACTTCTGGCCGATACGGATGTGCGCGCCGCTCTGCCCGAGGAAACCATCCGCGAAAAGTTCGACCTTGGCTATCACACCAAGCATGTCGATACGATTTTCAAGCGGGTTTTTGGCGAGGCTTGA
- a CDS encoding AAA family ATPase — protein sequence MADQSVSPLPQSIYETLALLETGGYVADRALATVLFLCLRMKRPLFLEGEAGVGKTEIAKVLASTLDRPLIRLQCYEGLDISSAVYEWNYAAQMIEIRLDEATGTLDKSAIERNVFSEKFLIRRPVLQALSGEPGRAPVFLIDELDRTDEAFEAFLLEVLSEYQVTIPELGTIAAAEPPIVIITTNRTREIHDALKRRCLYHWVDYPTAERELEIIRRKVPSANERLSDEIVRYVQKLRDMDLFKLPGVAETIDWAGALTEMDKLALDPETVSDTIGVLLKYQDDIARIAAGEGRRILDEVKAELNAA from the coding sequence ATGGCCGACCAGTCCGTTTCACCATTGCCGCAATCGATTTACGAGACGTTGGCACTGCTTGAAACCGGTGGCTATGTGGCTGATCGGGCGCTGGCAACGGTGCTGTTTCTCTGCCTGCGCATGAAGCGCCCGCTGTTTCTCGAAGGCGAAGCGGGTGTCGGCAAGACAGAGATTGCCAAGGTTCTGGCGTCGACGCTGGATCGCCCGCTCATTCGTCTGCAATGCTATGAAGGTCTTGATATTTCCTCCGCCGTCTATGAGTGGAACTATGCGGCGCAGATGATCGAGATCCGGCTGGATGAAGCGACAGGAACGCTCGACAAATCTGCCATTGAACGCAATGTATTTTCCGAAAAGTTCCTGATCCGGCGTCCTGTGTTGCAGGCGCTGTCAGGCGAACCGGGCAGGGCTCCGGTGTTTCTGATCGATGAACTGGATCGCACGGATGAGGCCTTTGAGGCGTTTCTGCTGGAAGTTCTGTCTGAATATCAGGTGACGATACCCGAGCTTGGCACGATTGCGGCCGCCGAACCGCCTATTGTCATCATTACCACCAATCGCACGCGTGAAATCCACGATGCCTTGAAGCGCCGCTGTCTCTATCACTGGGTCGATTACCCCACGGCGGAGCGCGAGCTTGAGATCATCAGGCGTAAGGTGCCATCCGCCAATGAACGGCTTTCCGACGAAATCGTCCGTTACGTGCAGAAATTGCGGGATATGGACCTGTTCAAGCTGCCGGGTGTGGCCGAAACCATTGATTGGGCCGGGGCATTGACCGAGATGGACAAGCTGGCGCTCGATCCGGAAACGGTTTCCGATACAATTGGCGTGCTGCTCAAATATCAGGATGATATCGCACGGATCGCTGCAGGCGAGGGACGGCGCATTCTCGACGAGGTCAAGGCGGAGCTGAACGCAGCCTAG
- the rpe gene encoding ribulose-phosphate 3-epimerase, translated as MSRPLVIAPSILASDFSKLGSEVTTVLKAGADWVHIDVMDGHFVPNITFGPEVVKAIRPLTDAVFDTHLMISPCDPYLEAFAKAGSDIITIHAEAGPHVHRSLQAIRALGKKAGIAINPGTPESAIEYVLNDVDLVLVMTVNPGFGGQKFITETLGKIRKIKAMIGDRPIDLEVDGGITADTAGLATEAGANALVAGSAVFKGGSEASYRANIDLIRNATLKG; from the coding sequence ATGAGCCGTCCCCTTGTCATCGCCCCGTCCATCCTCGCTTCGGACTTTTCCAAGCTTGGCTCGGAAGTCACCACAGTCCTTAAAGCTGGTGCTGACTGGGTGCATATCGATGTCATGGACGGCCATTTCGTCCCCAACATCACTTTCGGCCCCGAAGTGGTCAAAGCGATCCGCCCGCTCACCGATGCCGTGTTCGACACGCATCTGATGATTTCGCCCTGCGATCCCTATCTTGAAGCTTTCGCCAAGGCGGGCTCCGATATCATCACCATTCATGCCGAGGCCGGTCCGCACGTCCACCGCTCGCTGCAGGCAATCCGCGCGCTCGGCAAGAAGGCGGGTATTGCCATCAATCCCGGCACACCTGAATCCGCCATCGAATATGTTCTGAACGATGTCGATCTGGTGCTCGTCATGACCGTCAATCCCGGCTTTGGTGGGCAAAAATTCATCACTGAAACCTTGGGCAAGATCCGCAAGATCAAAGCCATGATCGGCGACCGCCCGATTGATCTGGAAGTCGACGGCGGAATTACCGCTGACACCGCCGGACTGGCGACAGAAGCCGGTGCCAATGCACTTGTTGCAGGTTCCGCTGTATTCAAGGGTGGCTCGGAAGCCAGCTACCGCGCCAATATCGATCTCATCCGCAACGCAACGCTCAAAGGCTGA